The Arachis duranensis cultivar V14167 chromosome 9, aradu.V14167.gnm2.J7QH, whole genome shotgun sequence genomic sequence GGCAGGGAGAaatggagaaaaagaaaagaaagagaagagagagagggtggACGACGGTGGTCGCCGGTGGTGGTTGCGGACGATTTGATGGGGTTGGTTAGCTGGGAGGGTGATGGTTAGGGTGATCTGGATTGAGAAAACGAAGAACAGAGATAAGGGTTGGGTTGAGAAGAAGCGATGGTGCGGCAGCGTGACAGCATGTTGCTGCCCTTTACGTCCCCTCCTACGTCAATGGCGGTGGCTGTGGCAGTCGGGTTGTTATGAGTAAGGCGGCACGACGTTGAGAGTTTGACAGAGAGGGATTAGCGTGCGAGGGAGAGGAATTAGGTACTAAATAGAGAGAATAGATTTGGACGGCAGGCAGTGATCGTGAACGCGCTGCACTGGCAAGATTCTCGAAAAAATGGAGAGAATGGTGGTAACGGCGTATTGAGAGAGGGGATTCTTATTTTGATTCTATAACTGACGGTAAtcctaatttatttcaaattttaaattaaaaataatttaaaattaattaattactcataatatattttaactttCAATTTAATCCCATTGTATACATTGTACAATATTTCTATTGActtctcatattttttttttaatttaaaatgtatAACTTCAAAACAAAGGAAACAATTCAATCATTTTCTTTCCGATTCTCTATttgtttatttacttatttacgcaagataaaataatttctttatatCACTTTAAATATACTCCAACTACAAAATAGAACAAGAATTTGGATTCTCATCACTAAAAAGCTGAGGACCATAAACATAGTGAATGAAATAAGGAACATTCTCTTTTGTCTTAGTCTCATCTTTTTCCTTTGTTGTTTCgccatctttcttctttgttgATTCACCagatttttctccttcttctttgacTTCTTTTTTCTCCACCATTTTCAATTCCTTTATGGAAATAACCTCTGCATTTTTGTGCACCTTTTTTTTCATGAATGATatcaacttctcttcttcaatTGTGCCTTCAACTGTAACAGTGTGCACTTTCTTGTCTATTTTAACATTGAAAATACCTACATGAAATTATAATAGCGAGTCTTAAAATAATGGGTATATTCAAATTATTTAGATGTAATTATGTAAATCCATATTTCTTCCATTTTACAATAATGgattcaaaaaaaagaaaatacataaatagaattaatattatactttttttaaaaaaatatcattattaagtgtaatttaaaaaaaaattagtggaAACTCACGTGTAATTATCTTCATACATGTAGAGTTGATAATTAAGAATCGTTAGAttataatttagtcaaatctgtcaaatcatctaatcattcttaactatcaactttatgtGAAGACAACTACAAGTAACTCTCCACCTAAAACATTATATTACCTAAATAATATAAATgaggaaaatattttaaattatttaaaatgaaaaaaaataaaacaaatattttaaaactaaCATAGTGGTTGAATTACCTTTATGCTTCAGCAACATGGTTCTGAGATCAGCTTCACATTTGTCACAATGCATGTGCGTCTTCACCGTAATTGTCCGTACAATTGGCTTCAAAATATAGACATGGCCATGTGAAAAATAATTTCCGAATGAAAAAAATCTACTTAAAACATTATTAAACATAGATACacaaaagatatatataaaaataaaaaataccaataaagagaaaatttaaataagtaaaattATAAGTACTAATActcaaaagataagaaataaactataaacccaaaTCACTGAGAGctataaatgaaaaatgttattTCATTTAAGAGTTTAATTCATGTGTGTCCTAAATTATTATtagagaaaatttttaaattttttaataaataaataacaaatgtattaaaatttcaaatgttgtatattttcaacaatttttttcaattgataaCTGGCCCTAAATAATATTTACTTTAAATGTATATTTAATAACTATTACCCATATATTAAAGGAATAACTtacttctttcttttcctttggcTTTGAATCCGTGGGAATATTCTCCTTGGGCTTGATCTTTGGTGATATTAATTCAACTTTTCTCTtgcttttcttctctataatctTCAATATTTTCAGAGgatctaattttccttttgctttgATCTCCCCTTTCTCAGTATCTATTTCAACACTGTGCACCCCTGCTCAGAATTCACCATCTATTTAAACCATTGATTCCATTTATAAATGGTAAATATCATTAATAATTagtaatgattaaaaaaaaaacatatataagaTTTTCTCATGGTAAATattgaaatacaaaaatacagTGTAGCTAAAGAGACAAATGAGAGAGAaaatgacacaagcacatgagaaaatattaattattaaataataatttagcaaTATCAAGTTAGTTGAATAGTGTAGCTAAATTcagttgagtttggacaacaaAGCATCCACATATCATTGAGCTGAAGTCTTTATAATAATAAGATTTGCTCATGGTAAATattgaaatacaaaaatactatttatatacCAAAACAACCATCAAAATCACttattatgtatttgtgtttaaataatacatatgttatttaatttatttttaatgtgtattttatattttaatatgtattttatactaataagtGATTTTGATGACAGATTTTGATATATACGTAGTATggttgattaaaataaaaataacacttaTAATTAAAATCCAAATATACCTTCAATAGTGAGGAGATGCTTCTTGATATTGCTCCCACATTTAGGGCAATGCAAATTAACTTTGTAAATGGCAGTAATTACTTCAATGatttcctccttttcttctttccctGCTCCCATTTTCTATTGTTGCAAGGAACGAATGCTCGGAATCACAGAAACATATTAGGATTGGTTATTATTAGTAGTGCAAGTTTCTTAACCAACCTGCTTTGTTGGTTCAACTATCTAACTAATGGTAGCTCACCAGTTACTTCAAACTTGCTTACACAAAGtcatacactttttttttttgttcacgATATCTCTTAATTTAGCAGGTCAATGATTGATTTGTTGTGACTTTGAATttcatttaagggtttgttatTGGCCAATAAATTGCTACATACACAATGTTGAATTCGAACCCCAACACCTATGTAACCACTTGACCAACATAAATTGATTTTATGAcatacaaaattataataaaaaatctacACGAGCATTGCCCCCCAAAATTTGAGAAGCACAACATAAAGGTGGAAAAGTTAAGACATGCTTACATACCATTTCATCCTTAAAGATCTTGAGGCATATCTTCCTGTTAATATAGTGGTTGGGCAAACATAACTGCTCTTAAAGTCACATTTTGTATTACCCATTATGCCCTTAATTAACAACCCCCAACCCTAACAGCAAACACACTTGTGCTTGTCTGCTTGACATATATCTTCACTGAATTCAACAATAATACTTAAGTCACTGGTTGGAGGGTGTAAAATTTCAATATAATCATCAACCAGTCTGTccaatcaataataataatttaaaaaaaaaaagatagctTCAAATAATTATAGATGATTTTGcactaattgaaaattttaatagtatTCTAAAAGGAAATTAATGTACAAGCAGCAACATGAAAAATTTTACATAACAATCACGTGATATTTCTATTGAACCACTAATCTCTGTAAATGATCCAGAAAGACCTCGAAGCTAACGTCATCCGTAAAGATAATATCTCCTCCAGGAAGAGCAGCGTCGGAGTTATAAGTAGCAGAAGGATTTAACTTTGCTAGTAAAAATCGCGCctgcaaaaataattaaacatgtaCATGAAATCGAACATATCGAGTTACAGACAATGTCTTGTGTACCAGGTTGAACTTGATACATCATGTAGTAAGGTAATTTAATGGCGTAGATTTGAACCACGAGAGAGTGGCATCCGCCATCATTCAAATCTATACCATTTGGTCATTATAGTAATATTAGCATTGTCCTGGAGTTATTCACATCCCAGTCCAAGTTCATCAGTGATAAAGATAAATGCGGTGACATTCATAAGCTATCTCAAAACAGGATGGTAATTGGTTTAGCAGCGAGGCACATACGCCGAGAGATAAAGACTACACAACAAACAAGTGGAATGCAATAAGAAATGGTGGGTCACCTGGGAACCATGCTGATCGCAAACAACTAGGCGAGGTACGGGAAATCTTTCCTTTATTATCGACTCTGCATCATCATGAGGAGCTCGTAGTAACTGAGCAAATGCCTGCAAAATATAGTGAATTTAATGGAAGGCATTCTGTACACAAATACAATGTCAAGAGCATCAATGATGCAGCTTTAAGCCAAAGACCTCAAAAGGACCCTTTGAAGCCTACAAAGATCTAGAAAAGGGGTCCAACAACCTGCTTTGgtccctttttttctttcttttttttatctatttggTCTGAGATTTGGCGTGGGTTGACAATTTTTATACCTGAGATCTTAATAGGTCCAAATCTTTAGATGAAATAGCTTATTCTATCTACTTTCAGATGTTGCAAGCTTTAGTAgtttaaaatttgtataaaatgtTGTTGAATATCATGTCAGATGATGTCGGGTTTTATATGAAATCAAAAGGTGTCTTGTGCTCTAAGGTAAATTTTACTGTATAAGACATGATTTATACTACAGAATCATTGGACACTGAAGTGCAGAAACGAGGGCAGTAAACTGCAAAAAAGAGCACAACCTAAGTGCTGCAGGAATGAAAATGTAATAAACGAATGGGCATACAAGATCAGATCACAAACAAATGAATTAAATACAACTATAGAGAGTTTATAGAACCTCAATATGAAGATGGTTTGTCATGTGAGAAGACTAACAAATGCAGGTATAGgaccaaataaaaagagaaatttttttttaagaaattaaaagcCCACCTCTAAAATGCCTTGCTAAATACTTGGTTTATGACAAAAATAAACACCattatttaatcaatatatAGCTCATGTTTCTCAATTAGGCAATTAGCTGTAAGAAGTATAAAAGAATACCTGATGTTCTGGTTCATTATGATATCCAGCCTTGCGCCATTGAGCAATGGTCGAaccatgaaaaataacaacagtgAAAAATGAATCCAAAAGCAGGATCCTGTCAGCAGCAATGGCTGCCACATCAAGAAGAGCTGGTTCAGGACCTGAATGGAATGAATAGGTAATCAACGAAGGCTGAACCATGACAACAGAATTGGCAACATTTTCGCGATTCAATATCATTCTAAAGTATGCAGTCTCATCTGGACTATTATTGAAGACCTGCAATAAACAAATTCAGGATGTAAACACCATTAAGTACAAAAATAAAGCTAGGGCACACATCAGCAATGCAACAGATTtaaagaactgaaaatagaaaatgcATACCTGAACAAATTGAGAACGTCGTAAGTGGAACATAAATTGTGGGAATATTGACAACCTGGGAGACAAACTAAAAGAAGTTGGACTGTCCTTCTGATATTCTCCAAACCGGGAACACAAGTTTATCAATGCCTTATCCAACCATCTGATGGGATCAAATTCAGCCTAATTTCCAAAATTGCATCATGTTATACAATGGCATAATAGAAAAATTTACACAAGccataaaaataaaaccatTTACACAACCAATAGTTGCTTTCTAGGACAATCACGAGTAAGTTTTCAGTTCTCGCAATGGTTGATGCATCATATATATCAGGTGGCAAAAAGAAAAACGTTTGCTTCTTTTGCAAACTAAACgtttattatattttactaAAGCATAATGGATTTAGACTCCATTGTCCTTCATTTCATTTTATATGAAATGGAGACCCTGTGCCACTTCTCATGCTCGACCATTTTATTATTCCCCAGGACAATTTCATGCTCTGAAAAGCAATCAaactacaaaattaaaaaccaaAATCTAACAATTACTCCAATAATCTATAGTGGGCTTAAAGGACATTCTTTGTGTCCCGTTAATTAGATCACTGATGTATCACACAAATTAAACTCCAAGCCACAGTGGGATCTTGTATGACTTAGCAACACAGCATTCTGTGCCCCTGATCCCATATTATGGACCCAGAGCCTAAgtgagaaaagaaaacatgaaccAATTATGTTGAGCTTATACAGTTAGAAAATATACAATTGACATATTTAAAGGGAATTGGACAATACGGTAGCACATTTCTGCAAAATCTGTAAGTGCAGAAAATATCAAACATTCACCTCTGTTTCCATTTTGAAAGAGACTTGGCGTGCCATGACTATAGCAGCTGCTTCTTGGTCAAATCCAGCTATCAAGTCCTAGAATTTTACATATAAAACACTGATGAACTTTGGAAAATGACttcataaaaaatgaataaaatacaAATGATATCGTGAAATATGATAACTCCAAGTTACcaagcaagaaaaataaagtgcTCAAATTACTTTATAAATCATCCAATGGAGCATTGAAGCACCATAAGCATTGACATCAtgtatgaaaaaaagaaaaactgaaaagaataaaagacaGCAATTTTCTTATAACACcttaaaaccaataaaaattttaaaacccaTCAAGCCATCAGATGTCTCAACCTTGCAACACCTTGGGCTAATGTTAACGAGCCAAGGTGCACTTATCTCACACATAGATTCCTCTCATCCTACATCCTTCAATTCTTCAGTGTTACAATCTTGTTAATCACGTTTCAAATATTCCTCAAACGACAAAGAATTCCATCAGCGGTAGCATGTTAATGTTACAGGGTTCTACAACTAGAGTTAAATAAgcatttatttattcaaaaataatattgcaTTACTGTAAAATTTCTTGtttaactttttcatttttacgGGACAAAGTTCTCTGTTAAATCTTAATAGATAGAGGTCCTAAATCATCATAcctcaacctaaaaaaatgtcATCATtccaaaataaactaaaattaaaccgAGGGCCATCATCCCCAATGATGCAAACTCTATTACTCCTGCTACTACCATTAGCAGAAAAATGGAGAAATTAGCAAGTGTTCCCATCAAAAGTCACCTCCCTAATGTTACACAAGTCAAACTAAGTATAATCATGTACTCTTTGTGATGAAAATAAGTTCTTGGTCTATTTGAACAAATGACTTTCAGAATTCCGAATACTGAATCAATATATATTTAGAAATAAATGGCGCTAGTGATCAAATGAACCAGATAAAATGCATCAAAGGGTAGGAGATGAAAGCTTGCCTGTGAACTTCCTGGTCCAGCAACCCATCTACGTGAAAGAGTTGTAACTCGAAGTCTCATTTCCCCGCTGTTACTCTGATAACTGAGGCAAAATATCTGTAATGAGTGAGATAATTTATCTACACTACCATAACAGGTAATACATAACACAAAGGTGCACATGGATTATTTTCATACTAAGTCAGGAATTGGAAGTAAAACTGATTGCTTGTAGACTGCACTGTAGCATCAGGAGTTTCCTTTCTCACGACATCAAAAAACAGACACAACGATGTGGATTTGTCAAGGCCACACATCTTCCATGCACTAGTACCTCCTTGACCAATAACAGTATCTGAACACAATGGGGTTTTCTGCACCATGTACGAGGAAGGAGTTAAGCATCTTTTTTTTACCCCCGAGGGCAGAGGCTTTTTCCCTTTTGGGGCTGGGGTTACTATAATACAATAGTAGCACAAAACAGTGTTAACCTGCTAGATGTACCTTTTCAAGAGTTGCACAAGGGCCAATAATACCTTGAACTTTCAAGTCCTTAGAGCAGTTTATCTCAAATATTCCACTGCAGAAATAAGTTAAAACAGCAAGACAAGATGATCAGAATCATCTACACTAATTAGGAGTTCAATATGTTAGAATCATATATAAATCTATGTTTACAGCAGCATATTTGTCTATCATCCAGCATTAAATTGGTATTGGAATGAGCTTCACCTAATATGTAATAGAAAGGAACTGACTGAGTCAGCACTCAGCAGCTTGGCAGACAGAGTGCGCCATGGGGTATGCTTTTGTTTCTGAAACCAATGAACGTAACTATGATCCATATACAACAATTAAGCCTTCTCCAATTAGGTAGAGTAAGTCAACAATTATATTTACATTTAAACCAACACTGGACCACTTTCATGTCCACTTTTGGTTTATCTAAATCTTCCTCTACCTCTCTAGCTACAACCTACAAGACCATACTCTATCTGATAAACTCTTCTTACTTGGGCCTCCAGAAGTCTTGTCCTTACATATCCAAATCACCTAAGGCAAAATACTACCATCTTCTATCCAATAAGCCACCACCCCAACTCTATCTCTAATACACTTATTCCTAGTTCGATTTTGTGTAGTGCATTTAATCAGCCATTGCGGCATCCTTATTTCTGCAACATTTAACCTATCTCATTTAGCACCATTTGCTTGAAATCTGTCTATGTTAGGCTTAATTGAAAAACTAAGAAAAGGCATTCCCAACTCCCAAGGCCAGGTGAAATAGAAAGGTTGTGCTACGCTATCAACAGTAAACATAAAATTTCACCAAATATTTATGACAGGGATCAGACAAGGAAGATTCATGTaccatataaaaattaaaaataatgaaaatctGTTAATACTTACTTTGATGATAGACCAAGATCATAATTAGAGGCTTGGAAAATACGCTTAAGTGAATCCTTGAAAACTGAATGACCAAAACTTTCAGCAAGTACAACAAGGCCACCAGTCCTCTCAACAGCAGTTTTAAGCTCAGCAATGCCAACCTGTGGGCAAAACAGAATGCAGAAAATTGTTAGTTTAGCAATTAAAGCCTTATCAGCCTATATAGCATAAACCTCTTAATAGTATTTGCATAACAAAACTTCCAACAGGATTGAGATTAGGTACAACACTTAAAAAATTATCCTTCTAGACCATGGATCACGGACAAGAATTATAAACATGTACACTATATCTAGATATGGTAGGAGACACTTATCATTGCCTCATTGGGAGAATTCTCTCCCACATTGCCTAAAATATAACATCACTTAGGTCATCTGCAAAGaatctttcttttgtttcttagaCTAAGGCATAATTCCTAACAACTGATTAAGcctaaaatgaaaaattttggacAATCAACAAAGTATTTCGGAACCACCTTTCTTACATTGTTATTGTATGGCGTTTATGGTTAGTCACTAGTGAAAGATTTGGGGTCTGCCTTGGTCATAGAACCAAATGTTACTAGCATTAGCGGTTTTGGTAAACTCCGTCTATGCTACACCTACGGTACATAGCCGGTTCCGAACCCaaataaaggaggagggttgggTTAGACCTTTGACAGCCAACATAAAAACTTAGCCGAATCTTCATGACATGGATCAAAGATGTTATTGCGCTAAAACTAGGACGTTGCCCAGAAGCAACGCACTGTATGGCTCGCGTACAGTGTCAAATGAGCAAGAGAcgctgcatcggtgcccgggtgtagtgttaaatgagcaatGGTTCCCACGTTTTTATGAACGgatgagggtaaataagctagttcacaaaaaaaaaaggtaaaggtAAAAGTCGGAGCGACAAAAGGTTGAGATTTGAGACGTGAAACATAGGCACTCCAACAGGAAAATCCATAGAAGTAGTGAataccatgacaaggaggaaaATTAACAtcatgtgcctacaagaaacaaaatgaGTCGGCGCAAAAGCTAAAGAGTTGGATACTTCCGGATTCAAACTTTGGCATACAAGAAAGttgaagaataggaatggggTAGGTATTATCGTAGATAAGCAGTGGGAGAAGGATGCAGTGGATGTCAATAGGGTGGAtgatcggatcatctctatcaaattTGTGGTGGAAGGAGGTACTTTTCATGTAATTAGCACCTATACACtgcaagtgggttcggacgagcaacacaagataaagttttgggaggatctagagagtttggtccAAGACATACCTTCaagagataagattttcttaagaggagatttaaatggccatgttaGAAGAGAAGTGACTTGGCATGGAAATATTCACGGATGCCATGGTTTTAGGGTGGCCAATACagagggtaaaactattttgaacTTTTCCTCAACTTATGAGattctcatcgcaaatacatgttttaaaaaaagagaCGAATATCTTATAATCTATaggagtggcatgacaagctctcaaatcgactctttcttgttagtcaaccagaaattttgcattaattgtaaaattattacgggagagtttgacaacacaacataaGATGCTTGTCATGGATTTTCGAGTTTAGCAAAAATAAGGAACAAAGAAACTTTCTAagacagataacagaagaggcAAAGTAGAAAAGGGATGAAAGCGCGGAgaagatgtggagggagatagCAGAaattattagaagaacagcaaaCGAAAGTTTTGGAATCTAGAAGGATAGAACTTTAAGAGACAATGAGTCCTAgtggtggaatgcgagtgtacaagaaaagataaaggcaAAAATAAGAGTGATTTTTGTGCCGCAATGCAGATAATTGGAAAAATTATAAAacggctaagaaagagacaaaaatggctgtaagtgaagcaagaacaatAGCATATGAGAGGAAggagaaaaatgtatatatagaatcgcaaaagaccatgaaagaagaacaagaaacttggatcaggttaagtgcataaagaaTAAAGACGGAAAGGTTTTGGCTCAAAATGAGAAGATCAATGAAATGTGAAAGAACTACTTTTACGATTTATTTAATGAAGGACAGAAGACTCTTTCGAGCCTTGGTCGGTTATGCtcaagggaagaagatcaaaacgtCGACTATTGTCAAAAGATTTAAGACTTCGAGATAAAAGAAactctaaagcagatgaaaaatggcaggacAGTAAGACCCAATAATATTCCGATTGAAGTTTGGAAGGACCTTAGAAAGAAAGACATCAGTTGGTTAAAcaactttttaatgagattttaaagtCAAAAAAATGTCAAATGAGTGGAAAAAAAGCAcattggtacctatctacaagaataagagGGATATACAGAGTTGCAAAAACTAGAGAAGAATCAAGTTCATGAATTATACCATGAAATTATGAGAAATGGTGATAAAACAAAAACTGAGACAAGAGACACAAGTAGAAAACCAATTTGATTTTATGCCAGCCAGATCCACCACTGAAACTACATACctgttaagaaggatgatgaagaggtatcatagtaataaaagggatttACATATGATATTTATTGATCTGCAAAAAGTGTACGATAGGGTGCCAAGgaaggtcttatggaaggttttgaAAAGTaagagagtaaggatcgcatatattcgtgtaattaaagacatgtatgatggagCTACAACTAGTGTAAAGACTCAAGGCGGTGTGACAGGGTAATTTCCTATTGGTATAAGATTACACCAAGAATCATCCTTAAGTTCATAACCTTttacattagtcttggaagtacttaCAAAACATATCTAAGAGCCTATGTCAtagtgcatgctttttgccgatgatatcatcCTTATAGGATAGTCAAgtgaagacctaaataagaagttagatTTACAGAAAGAatctctagaagtgtatggtctgcgcataagcagtagcaagacggaatatatggaatgtaagttcggcCGCCGAAGGGATAACCCTAATACAGAGGTGAatattggagaaaacatcctatGAAAAGTTAGAAGTTTTAaatatcttgggtgcatcatataGGATAAGGGAAAGATTGAataggatgtaaatcataggatccaagcaggttaatcaaaatggcggagtgcgtCTAGTTTTATGTGTGACAAAAAAgtgcatttaaaatttaaaagtaaattctatcgcactgcTATCAAACCAGCTATATTTTATGGTACAGTGTTGGACGGCCAAAGGAGAGCACGAACATAACTGAAGCGTGGCAGAGATGAAAATGTTGGGATAAAAGAGTGGTCATGCCTGATTGAATAGAATAAAGAACGAAGATACAAGAGAGAGAGTTGAAGTAGTACCTATTGTGGAAAATATGGTAGAATCGCGTCTCAAGTGGTTTgaacatgtgagaagaagaccgacagaACACTCAGTCAGGAGGGTAGATGAGATGAAAAATGGATAAGGGGTGAAAGGCAGAGAAAGACCTAAGAAGGTCATCCATAAAGTGGTCAAACAAAATCTACATGTAAACGATCTccctgtagacatgatacatgatagaACTCAATAacatcgtttgattcatgtagccaaCCCCACCTaatgggacaaggctttgttgttgttgttgtattagTGGTTTTGGTAGAAGTCAAGAGGACAATCTCTACAATTTGTAACTATTGCTAGGATGTGGAGCATTTGATTGGAGCCTAAGATCTATATTTTAAGTTAGAAAATATTTAATTCGAAGTTTCCAACCACTAGTATTGAACAATTATAAGTCCAGGAAGATAAATGCATGACCATAGCACATCCAGAAGAATATTCAATATACAGATAATAAATGGGAAGTGAATGAAAATGAAAACCATTACCAAAAGACTCCTCCTCAGATTACTTAGCAGATGGGCTATCATTCAATATTATATGCTTGACAAATATTAAACAGTGAACAGTTTTCCAGGTGGAAACTAGGGAGAAAATCGTGCCAAGCACTTGCAACATAAAAACAAGCAGAATGCTGCTCACAAATCAAAGGATAATGTACAAAGTGAAAGCATTACCTGATCAAGAGCACAAGCAAAGAGATCTAGCACATGACCTTGATGTACAAGCTGCTTTGCAAGTCCATCATAAAATTTCACACATTTATGGTAATGTGGCACAGAATCTTTATCCAAATCCTTGTGGGAACGAATTGGTTCAGTAAGTTGTTTGGACACAATCTACAACGGTACATATAAGAGAATCAGCCAACCGTAATAAGCCAATCAGAGTAGGTGGAAATCATGCTTGCCcgtgagatgaagagaagtaaaataaatatccaACATAAAAGAACGATTTTGCAACTCTTCTGAAAGTAAATGCTAGTTTATAATATGTGCTTATGTTGTTACCTCTGTTTAGTTATACATATGCAGCCAGATAAGTCTGGACAACCCTCATCACATTCACACAACAACCAAGTTTTGTCACCATAGTGCACTATGGTAAACTTAAGACAAtcaaacattaaaatttaaatccttTGCATTGGTTGTGCGATAGTTTCTTGgtatgcaagaaaaaaaaattctcaacaaaCAAATCATCTTCTACCATTGGATGAGATACCAAagtccaataataataataataataataataataataataatgaattaaacaattattacaattaattaattaacaaagaaTGCTACAACTTCGTTCAAGAACCTTGGAATATTCCAAATGGTATGCTTCAACTTCCACCCTGGCAATTTAGCCATTTaggttttttagatttttaaaaataaaattctcctATTGTGAAATGAAGTAAATGATTGCGGGGTCATCAATGAGTCATAGTAATATATTTTCATACTTAGTGGCAATTCTCTAAATTAgtaacaagactcaaaaattgCCATATATGCAAGTACACTAAATAGCATATACAGCATACATTAACGAGTATGATCAGCAAGTCTTACAGGAGCAGGTCCTTCAGTTGCCGGCCCACCAATGAAAGCCATGATT encodes the following:
- the LOC107464428 gene encoding heavy metal-associated isoprenylated plant protein 4 → MGAGKEEKEEIIEVITAIYKVNLHCPKCGSNIKKHLLTIEGVHSVEIDTEKGEIKAKGKLDPLKILKIIEKKSKRKVELISPKIKPKENIPTDSKPKEKKEPIVRTITVKTHMHCDKCEADLRTMLLKHKGIFNVKIDKKVHTVTVEGTIEEEKLISFMKKKVHKNAEVISIKELKMVEKKEVKEEGEKSGESTKKKDGETTKEKDETKTKENVPYFIHYVYGPQLFSDENPNSCSIL
- the LOC107464427 gene encoding protein transport protein SEC23, which gives rise to MAEFLDLESQDGVRMPWNVIPGTKQEAANAVVPVAVIYTPIKHFPSSAAPLCFQRNHFPPHYASISDDNLPAELFPQYTTIEYASTPDPTATVPPVFLFVVDTCVIEEEIGYLRSALLQAVELLPENSLVGLVTFGTFVHVHELGFAQVPKTYVFKGSKDVSKDQLLEQMCFFANKPKPAVGVIAGARDGLSRESISRFLVPASECEFTLNSVLEELQKDPWPVPADQRATRCTSTALSIAASLLGACVPGSAARIMAFIGGPATEGPAPIVSKQLTEPIRSHKDLDKDSVPHYHKCVKFYDGLAKQLVHQGHVLDLFACALDQVGIAELKTAVERTGGLVVLAESFGHSVFKDSLKRIFQASNYDLGLSSNGIFEINCSKDLKVQGIIGPCATLEKKTPLCSDTVIGQGGTSAWKMCGLDKSTSLCLFFDVVRKETPDATVQSTSNQFYFQFLTYYQSNSGEMRLRVTTLSRRWVAGPGSSQDLIAGFDQEAAAIVMARQVSFKMETEAEFDPIRWLDKALINLCSRFGEYQKDSPTSFSLSPRLSIFPQFMFHLRRSQFVQVFNNSPDETAYFRMILNRENVANSVVMVQPSLITYSFHSGPEPALLDVAAIAADRILLLDSFFTVVIFHGSTIAQWRKAGYHNEPEHQAFAQLLRAPHDDAESIIKERFPVPRLVVCDQHGSQARFLLAKLNPSATYNSDAALPGGDIIFTDDVSFEVFLDHLQRLVVQ